The Pyxidicoccus sp. MSG2 DNA segment ATGGCCGCGGACGAGTGGAACGTGCTCACCACCAGGTCGTTCGCCTGGGCACCGAGCAGGTGGGTGAGGCGCTCGCGCATCTCGCGTGCGGCCTTGTTCGTGAAGGTGACGGCGAGAATGCGCCACGGGAAGACGCGGCGGACCATCACCAGGTGCGCCACCCGGCGGGTGATGACGCGCGTCTTGCCGCTGCCGGCGCCCGACAGGACGAGCAGGGGACCGTCGCCGTGCAGCACGGCCTCGCGCTGGGGCGGGTTCAGGTCTTCGAGGAGGGCGGATTCGTGGGGGTTCACGGGAGGCTCGAAAAGGAACCCCTGCTTCTAACGTCTTTCCCCCACCGGTGGGCGTCCTTCCACCGCGCCACCGCCTGCCCGGTCCCCCCCGCGGCGTACGCTCGGGTATAAGGAAACGGCACATGTCCGACACCCCGTCCGGCCCCCCCTCCCGGCCCTCCCAGGCCGACCTGGACCGCTACGCAGAGCTCTTCAACAAGAGCCTCACCCTGCGTCACTTCGGCGCGCAGGTCTCCTTCCCGGAGGGCACCAAGGTGGTCATCAGCCTCCCCGAATTGCGCCCCGAGCACCGCGGCGGCCTGGGCAGCGGCGCGGCCGTCAACGGCGGAATCCTGGCCGCCATGTTCGACCTCGCCATCGGCTGCAGCGGCGCCCTGGTGGACCCCAGCCGCCGCTGCGCCACCGTGCAGCTCTCCATGAGCTTCGAGCGCCCCGTCACCGGCGCCGACTTCCGCGTGGAGGCGGAAATCGACAACAAGAGCGTCTCCCTCCTCTTCGCCACCGCCCGGGCCTTCGACGGGAACGGCCGCGAGTGCGCCCGCTGCCAGGGCGTCGTGAAGCTCTCCAACCTCCCCTGGCCCTCCGGCGAGAGCCCCGCCATCAACTGAGCCCCGGCGTCAACCGACCTTTGGCCACTCCTCCCCACATATTCACGGCGCCCGCCGATATGTCCGGCACGGACAGTCGTTACCCGGGCACCGGGGAGCAGACCGTTCCCTCAGACGCCTCAGAGCGACGGGAAGACGGCATGAGTGCAGCCGTGCAGGGCCTGCGGATGACGCTGCGGATGCCAAAGGAAGCCGAGGAGCCAGTGGAAGCCGAAGCGTCGCGTGGGGGGGACGAGGAGACCCTTGCGCGGCGTGCGCTGGCCGGCGACCGGGCGGCCTGGGATGCGTTGGTGGCACGCCACCACCGTCGGGTCGTGGTATCGCTGCTCGCCAAGGGCGTCCGGGTGGACCGGGCGCATGAGCTGGCCCAGGAGACGTGGGCGCGGCTCATCCAACAACAGCAGCGGGGGCTGCTGACGGAGCTGCGCCTGCCCAACCTCGCGCTCACCCAGGCGGCCTTCCTGGCCGCGGACGATGCCCGCCGCTCCCGGCGGGAGTCCATCTCCGGGGCGGTGGAGGAGTTGCCGGAGCGGCAGCACCCGGTGGACCCGTCGGTGTCCGCGGAGCGGCGCCTCCTGTCGGAGGAGCAGCTGTCCCGCGCCCATGCCGCGCTCGCGCAGGTGTCGCCGAGCGCGAGAACCGTCTTCCTCCTGGCCTGTGACGGCCAGGAGCTACCCCATGCCGAAGTCGCCGCGCGTGTCGGACTGTCCGTCCAGCGCGTACGACAGATCCTGTGCGAGGTTCGCAAGAAGCTGCGGACCGCGCTCGAGGAGGAGACCCATGCTTAAGCCCCACCTGACCCGCGACTCCGCGGAGCAATACATCCTGGGGGCACTCTCACCCGAGGCCTCGGCCGCGCTGGAGACCCACACGCTGGAGTGTGAGCCGTGCGCGAGGCTCCTGCGGGAAGAGGCCGTCCTCTCCGAGCAGCTCGAGGAGGTGGCCCAGGCGTTCCCTCGGGAGGACCGCGTCATCCGCCCCGCCCGCTGGCACGTGCGGCGCGCGGCGGCGGGCGCGGTCGGCGCGGCGCTCGCGGCGGCGGCCTCGCTGGCCCTGGTCCTGCTGCCCGGCGGCCGCGTCCACCCCCCGTCCGACGGCGTCGGAAGCGCTCTGACTTCGCCCGGCTTGGAGCTGGAGGTCGGAGCGCCGCGAGCCATCGTCGTGGCCTGTCCGGACCTGGCCACCCAGGACTCCTGCACGCAGAACGCGGCGGACCGCGGGCTGCTGGTCCAGAACCCCTGGGGCACGGGTGAGGTGCCGCGCTACGAGGCCCGCACCGGCCTCCCCGAGGGTGCGCTGAGCGCGCGCCACCCCGTGTCGCTGTGAGGACCCACGTCATGGACTTCCGGAAGAAACTCGCCGCCCTGTTGCTCGCGCTCGCCGCCACCGCGGCCGGGGCGCAGCCGTCGGATGGCGCCCAGAAGCTGCCGGTGGGCTGGTACGTGACGGAGAGCGCGCCCAAGCGCTACGAGGCGGGCGTGGACAACTCCGCCCGGTGCGAGGGCACCCGCAGCGCCTACCTCCGCTCGCTGACGCAGGACGAGAACGGCTACGGCACCTTCATGCAGGCCTTCGGCGCGCAGGACTTCCGCGGCAAGCGGCTGCGCTTCTCCGCCGCCGTGCGCTTCAAGGACGTGGACGGCTGGGCGGGCCTGTGGATGCGCGTGGAGGGGCCGGACCCGAAGCAGCCCCTCGCCTTCGACAACATGCAGTCGCGCGCCCTGGTGGGCACTGCGGCCTGCAAGCGCTACGACGTGGTGCTGGACGTGCCGAAGGAGGCCACCACCATCATGGCCGGCCTCATCATGAGCGGCACCGGCCAGGCGTGGCTGGACGGCGTGCGCTTCGAGGTGGTGGACGCCTCGGTGCCGGTGACGGACCTGCTGGCCTCGCGTCCCGTGGTGGCCTCCACCGGCCCCGCCGGACTGGACGAGCCCTTCCCCGTGGCGAAGAACGACCAGGTGCCGCTGGGGCGCGTGGGCGACGTCTGGTTCAACCATGGCCGCGTCGCCGCGGACAAGCCGTACACGAAGCGCACCGACGGCGTCTGGGTGAGCATCCTCTCCGAGGAAGTCTACGAGCACGGCATCGAGGTGACGGGCACCTACGGCCAGCGCCCGCTCGACCTGAAGGTGAAGGCGGGAGGGCCCAGGACGCTCATCGACGGGACGTGGGGCGGCGAGGCCGTCAACATCGTCATCTCGCCGGAGAAGCTCGTCATGCGCTGGGGCCGCCTCACGCGCGAGCTGCCGCGCGACAAGAGCCCGCAGGTGGACGCCACGTGCAACCGCTACCAGCTCAACGACGGGCCCCGGGTGACGGACCAGCTCGACGTGTGCGGCGCGGCGCTCGGCACCCGGCCTCCGTCCGCGCAGCTGGTGGTGGCTCTGCTGGCCAATGGCTTCCGCCCCACGCTGCCGCCCCAGACGTTCCCCATTCCGCAGCCGCCCGTGCGCAGCCGGCAGGCGCTCGACACCGAGCGCGGCGGCTCCGGCACCGTCGCCCCGTGAGCGCGAGGGGCCCGTGACCCGGGCCCCGCCTCGCGGGGGGCGTCCCTTCAGAAGGCGAAGTCGCGCTCCAGCGTCTCGCTGCCCGCCTGCACGGACAGGTGGGCCGAGTGCGCGCCCGTGGAGGACGCGGTCGTCAAGTCGAACGACAGGCCCTCGGGCCCGTTCGTGGGTTTCAGCGAGGGACGGCCGGGACTGAGGAACACCGCCGCCGTCACCGCGCGACCCGACAGGGGCTGCACCAGGAGGCGCACGCGCTGGCGCTCGCGCACCAGCACCACGCGGAAGTCGCGCCGCTCATCCAGCACTTCACGCTGCTCCGGGTGGCGGGCCGCGGAAGGACGTCCGGACACCGGAGCGCGGGAGCTGCGCGCGGCGCGGCCCACGGCGCCCTCCTCCATGTCCATGTCCAGCGCCTCCTCCACCGCCTCCTCGCCCTCGCCCAACGCCAGCACGGCCTGGGCGCACTCGCCACAGCGGGCCGTGTGCGCATCCACCCGCGCGCGCTCGTCCTCGGTCATCATCCCCATGTCGAAGCGCCAGAGGTCGTCCGCGGTGAGGTGACGGCGCGGTGGCGCGTCCACGGGCGCCGCGTCCGCCATGTCCGCGCGGCAGTCCACACAGCCCTGGAGGTGGGGAGTCAGTGACTGGGGCCTGCCCGTCCAGGTGGCCACCAGGTCATCGCAACCGGCCCGGGCGGAGAACCACCAGGCCGTGTCCTGCTCGGCGGGCTCGAGAAGCTCCAGCTCCTGCCGTCGCTGCGGATTCAACGGGATGAACCAACGGGCTCTCGGGCGGAGTGACGAATCCAGTGTCCCGAGCGCGGAGAGAAATGAATCTCGAAGCTGCGCGGCGTCACCTTGAAGGGCCCCGTGAAGTCCCTCCCAGGCGGCCAGTGCGCGGGCGGCGGAGGCGGCCCTGTCGCGGGTGGCAAGTCCCTCCAGCGCCGAGGCCCGCCACATCTCCGCCTCCTCCCCCCCGTCCAGCGCGACTTCGACTGCTTCTTCCGCGGCCCTCAACAACACCGGCTGCAGCGACTGCGGCTTCTGTGCCTTCAACCAGGCTTCGACCTGGGGCCGACCCAGGCCCCGAAGGGCGTCCTCCACACCTTCCATCCCCACCCGCGAGGAGCGACGGAGAAAGTCTCCCGCGGCCTCGAGAACTTCACCGGGAGATGACTTCGCCGAGGACAACACGGAACGGCGGGCGGAATAGCGGGACAGAGCGTCAATCATGATTTCAATCCTCCTGGGTACCCCGGGTTCTGGCCGGGAAGGAGGCTCACGCTTCCTCCCCTTGCGTCTCGCGCTGGAGATCCAGCAGGTAGAGCTTCAGGTAGGCCTGCGCGCGGCTGACGCGCTTGTAGGAGTTGACCACCGTGATGTTCAGGCGCCGGGCACATTCTTCGTGATCCTCGACGTCTTCGTGGTGGTACAGCTCCCATGCAGAGGCCTCCTTCGGGTGCTCCTGCTGGAGTCGGGCAAACGCCGCCCAGTACAGCTCCTGGGCCTCGGCGCGCTGCTCGCTCCGCTTTCCCGCCTCGACGGCGCGGGCCACCTCGGAGGGTGGCTCCTCCATGGCGTCATCGGGGTCTGACGGAGGCGCCGCGAGCTCCTCGCGGTGCCGCCGGTAGAAGTCGATGGCCACGTGCTTGACGATGCGCAGGAAGAACGTCTTGGGAGACGCGCTCCGGCCGGGCATCTGCTCCGAGACGCCCCTGAACTGGTCGAGGCCGCGGTCGATGAACTTCCCCACCGCGTCCTGGAAGAGCTCGTCCGCGTCCGCTGGGGAACCGCGGCCGTAGCTCGCCTGAATCTTGCTGATGACATAGCGCGCGGGGCGGCCCCACCGGTCCACCAACGAACCGAGGTGGGCCCCGACGGGCTCGCCAGCGGCGCGGCGGCGGACCACCTCCGCGAACAATTCGTCATCCGTGAGCTGCTCGTACACCGGAAGGACCTGAGGCCTGCGCCGGGAGAACCCCCCCGGGAGATGGGATTACGGGGATGTGGCGCGGCAAGGTACCACGTTGGCATCCGCAGGCAGCCTCCGAGACGAGCAGGAAGGCCCCAAACCGCCTGGAAATGCGGACAGTTGGAACCTCCAGGGGCCGGACGGTGACCGCGCCGATTTCCTGACAAAATGCCTCTAAGGAAGGGAAGCGGTCCAGAAGCCCGGAAAATCCCGCCGTCAGGAACGCCGAAAAGGCGCGTCCCTGCCCGCATCGCTTTCGAGCGCCCGGCCGAAGAGGCCCTACAAGCCTGTGGTTCAACTCCACGCACCTACCATTGGTAAGTGAACGTCGACGGTTCGACACTGACCTATCACGTCAGCATTTCCGGCTTCTTCACTCGGGCACTCATTCTTTTCGAGGTCTTGCGTCATGTCCGCCCGCACCATCGTCATCGGAGACCTCCACGGCTGTCACGACGAGGCCCTGGAGCTGCTCGCCAGGGTGGGCGCCACGTCCAGCGACCGGGTCATCTTCGCGGGGGACCTGGTGGACCGCGGCCCGAAGCGGCGCGAGTGCGTGGAGCTGGCGATGCGGCACGAAGCCATCCTCGGCAACCACGAGGAGAAGCACCTCCAGCAGCGCCGCCGCTCGGACGACCGGCTGGTGCCGGACCACCTCGAGACGCGCCGGGTGCTGGAGCCGGAGCACTACGACTGGATGGCGGGCCTGCCCCACTTCATCCGGCTGCCGGAGCACAACGCCATCGTCGTGCACGCCGGCATGCTGCCCGACAGGCCCGTCGAGGCCCAGGACCCCTACCATCTGCTCCACGTGCAGTGCATCCAGCCACCCTCCGCCAAGAGCTACTGGCCATCCAAGGCTCCTGACGGGTGGACGTTCTGGACGCACCACTGGAAGGGTCCGGAGCGGGTCATCTTCGGCCACACCGTCTTCGACCAGCCGCTCGTCACCGAGCACGCGGTGGGTATCGACACCGGCTGCGTGTATGGCCGCTCATTGACGGCGGTGGTGCTCCCCACCTGGGAGCTCGTCTCGGTGCCGGCCCGGAACACGTACCGGGGCGGCAAAGAGGTGGCGAAGTTCCCGGTACACGGCGACGTGTGCGTCTACTCCTGAAGCACTGACAGCTTTCGCGCCCGTCCGACGGGGTCCCACACGCAAAGAGGCGCGGGTTCGACTCCCGCCGGCCGCTCCTGTGCGGCCGTAGCTCAATGGTAGAGCGCTGGACTCCAACTCCAGAGGACAACCGGCCTCGTCACTCGGGCGCACTTTTCTTCCTTCTCAACGACTTCGCACGGGCGGCCTTCGCTGACGTGAAGGCCCCCGTGCGTTCCACGCGCGGTGCACTCCCCTCGCCCCTCACGCGAGAGGTCCGCCCCGCGCCTGACCCGCGGCATGTCCCGAAAGGGGAACACCCATGACGACCACGACGCAGAACACGAACCTGTTGCCCGAGGCGCAGCGCGGCCCGGCCGAGCGGCTGCTGGACCTGGTGCTCGGGGGCTCGGCGCACCTGTGGCACAACCGGCCCGGGCTGGACGTGAATGGCACCTGGTACGCGGCGGCGCACGCCACCCCGGCGCAGAAGGCCAGCGGGCGGCCGGTGAAGCCGGGCCTCTTCGTGCCGGCGGCGGTGAAGCTCTACCGGCAGCTGCTGGACATCTACAAGCTCAACGCGGAGCTGATGGCGCACTTCGCGTCGTACGCGCTGACTCAGACGGACTGGCGTGACCTGAAGGTGGCCACGTGCGCGCTCATGCTGGTGCAGGAGCACGCGGGCCAGCCCGTGCGCGACGACAACGGCCAGGTGGCGTTCCACGACGACGACTGGCGGGCCATCGGCGAGGCGATGGTGCTCCACTACGAGCGCAAGTCCACGCGCATGCTCGCGCCCAAGGCCGTGCTGCGGGTGGCGGAGCTGCTCGAGCAGCCGGAGATTGCACGCCTCAACCGCGAGGCGGGCTTCGGTGACCCCGCGTCCCGCAAGGCGCCGCTGGGCCGCTGGAAGCGCGTCGCGTCCAAGTGGCTGGCGGCACGTGAGGCGAACCTGCCGATGCTCCAGGGTCTGGTGAAGGCCGGGTACAAGGAGACGTTGAAGAAGCTGGCGCGCAAGGCGGGGTACAAGCCGGGCACGCAGGGCTTCTTCGAGGTGCTCGGCTGGAAGCAGAAGCAGTCCGACGCGGGCCACCGCACGGTGGGTCTGACGGGCCTGACGCTGGTCAAGCGCGAGCGCTTCGACGGGCTGTCGGAGGCGGAGATCTGCGAGTGGGTCGAGCTGGAGCGCCTCTCCTACAAGGAGGTGGTGGGCCGGCTGCCGAAGGACGTGGGCCTCACGCCGGCCATCATGGCGGCCCTGCTCCCGTCCCTGTCGGACCGTGACCTGCGGCTGATGACGCCGACGCTGGAGGAGCTGGGCCTGCTGGCGGAGCCCACGGTGCGCGCGCGCTGGGAGAAGGCGGTGGCGAGCGCCACGGACCAGCGGGCGCTGAACATCGCGAAGAACGTGCGCAGCGTGGTGCTGCGGCAGAAGCTGGAGGAGGCGAGCGACAACGCGGCCCGTACCGCGGTGGCGGAGGCGACGGCGGAGACCGACGTGAGGGTGATGTTCCTCATCGACAAGTCGGGGTCCATGGAGGGGGCCATCGAGAACTCGAAGGAGGCGCTCGCGCGCATCCTCGCGGGCTTCCCGCTGGAGAAGCTGCACATCGCGGCGTTCGACACGATGGGCACGGTGCTGCGGCCGAAGGCGGCCAACCGCACCGCCGTCCAGCACATGCTGGCCGGGCTGAAGGCGTCGGGTGGCACCACGCACGCGGCCGCGTTGCAGGCACTGCACCGCGACGGCGTGAGGGTGCCGGAGGGGGCGAAGCTGGTGGTCATCGTGGTGGGTGACGAGGCGGGCGAGGCAGGGGACCAGCTCGCCCGGGCGTTCCGCGACTTCGGCTACTCCGTGGCGGCCATGGCGTTGCTGGTGTCCGTGGCGGGTGCGCGCGGCAACACGGTGCGCACGTGCGCGGGGCAGCTGAAGGTGCCGTTCAGCGAGGTGAACGTGGACCAGTTCGCGGACCCGTACCAGGTGCCGCGCGTGCTGAAGGCGCTGCTGGACGCGCCGGCGGCACAGGGCGGTGCCACCACCGTGCAGTCCGGGTGGGTGGAGCGGGTGATGCGCACGCCGCTGCTGAAGGTGGCGTGAGTCGGACGTAGCAGTGGGAAAGGAGGAGGCGACGTGGACTACCGGAAGTTCCTCGGGAAGGTGGAGTCGGCGGTGCTGCCGTATCTTGGCGGCGGCACCGTGGACGCCCCCTCGCGCCGCCTCCGTGTCGCCACCCCGGTCCGTCCGGGGTGGTGGCGCTTCGAGGTGCAGGGGCGTGTGGCGACGGCGCGCGAGCCGGCCGGGCCGGAGGGCCTGGATGGGTTGCCGCGCGTGCGGGGCCATGTGTGGGGCAGCCGGCTGGTGCGCGAGGGCGCGGTGGCCGAGCCCCTGGAGTTGATGCCGGAGGAGGAGCCGCCCCGGCTGGCGCTGGTGAGCGCCCGCAGGTGGCATGACGGCTCGCTCCTGTTCGACGGGCTGGAGTTCGAGGGTGAGGCGGAGGACGCGGCACGCCGCGCGCTGGAGGAGGGGCAGTCCCTCTCTAGTGCGAAGGGCGTGAGCGCGGCGCTGCGGGCGGCGTTCGGCTACGCGCTGCTGGAGGGTGCGTCGCGCGCGCTGGCCATCCGCTTCGCGCCGGCCGAGGTGCGCGCGCGGGTGCTGGACGTGGCGGAGGGCGGCCGCGAGAAGGCGGAGGCGTGCCTGCGCCACCTGGTGGCCGAGCGCGAGGCGCACCTGCGGGCACGGGCGGCGCGGGAGGCACGGACGCAGGAGGAGCGCGAGGCGGCGCTGGCTCGGGAGTACGCGGCGGGGCTGGTGTCGGAGGCACAGCGGCGGGCGGCGGCGGGCGGCGCGTATCCGGCGGACACGATGGCCGAGGCCCAGCGGCGGGCGCTGGCGGGGGGCGCATACCCCGGGGGCACGATGTCCGAGGCCCAGCGGCGGGCGCTGGAGCGCGACGCCGCGGCGGGACGGGCGCACACGGCACAGGTGGTGGCCGAGGCGCTGCGCCAGTCCGCGCGGCACGGGCGGCGGGGCACGCAGGAAGACAGCGTGGAGCGCGCGGAGCGGGCGCTCCAGAGCGCCGGTGCGCGGCTGCGCGATGTGCGGCGGCTGGGCGGCAACCGGCTGGAGGTGACGTATGCCTTCATGGGCGAGCGCTTCATCTCCATCGTGGATGCCCACTCGCTCCAGGTGGTGGACGCGGGCGTGTGTCTGGCGGGCGCGGACAGCGAGGTGACGCTGGAGAGCCTGCCGTCCGTCATCCGCGAGGCCATCGACACGGGCGTGCTGGTGATTACGCGGCACGCGTAGACGGGAAGGAGGAAACCATGAGGACGCGAGAGGTGTGCCTGCTCATCGGCCGGGACGGTGACGTGCTGTGGAGCGACGAGTCCGACAACGCGTTCCTCCTGCCGGACTCGCGCGAGCGGTGGGAGGCCATCTGGCAACTGCGGGCGGAGCTGGCGGAGGTGGCGCACAGCCACCCCGAGGGCCCGCTCGGCTTCTCCGCCGAGGACGAGAGCACCATGTCCGCGCTCACCTCCGCGCTCGGGCGCACGCTGCGGTTCTCCGTGGTGGCGCCCGGCGGCATGGTGGCGCGCGTGGACGGGCGCGACGTGCTCGTCTCCGAGGAGCCGTGGTGGGCCGAGCCCCTGCGCCGCGCGTCGGGCATGCGCCACGCGCCGATGGCCCTCGCCTGAGCCGGGCCTCGCACCCCAGGAGCGAGGTCAGGTCAGAGGCCGAGCTCCTTCTTCAGCTCGGCGTACGCGAGTCCCGAGGCGGAGAGGCTCAGCTTGTCATCCAGTGAGTTCTCGGCAATCTCCGCGAAGGTCTTCGTGCGGCCCTGGGGAATGAAGATGGGGTCCCAATCGAAGCCGCCCTTGCCGCGCGGTGCATCCGCCAGCGTCCCTTCGACTTCCTTGAGAATCACCTTCCGCTGCTTGCCGTCGCAGAAGCAGACAGCGGTCCGGGTGATTACCCGCTTGCGCTCGGGATGGACCAGGTCGCAGAGCCTTGTCCCGAGCGTCTCCCAGAAAGGCCGGATGAGCGGCCCCGGGAGCCAGCCGAGGTCTTCGATACAGAAGGCGCCATGCTCGATGATGAGGGGAAAGCGGACCCGGGCGTAGGCCTCCGCGGCCTTGTTCAGGACGAGCGTCTTCAGGTCCGTTTCGAGGAGCTCGACGAAGGCCGACCTGCGCGCCTTGACGAAGCCCAGCTTCGACGAGCCCTGGAAGAAGTGCTCGGCCTCACGGAGCCTGTCGGCATTCGACGTGAGGTAATAGGCGGTCTTCATTCCAATCCCCTCCCGTCATCCGCCGATACTCCTCAGGAGCTCCGCGACGCTCGCGGTCTTGTCCTCCGGGTCGAGCTGGATGACGTCGACGTTCCACTGCTCGAGCAGCATCGGCTGGACCGGCCCGGAGCCATGCGTGGCGAAGAAGCACTTGCGAGGCGCCAGCGGCGCGCGGCCTCCGGCCTGGCTGCGCTGGCGAAGCTGGTGCATGCGGTACCAGATGTAGCGGATGTTCATGTCGCTGAAGCTGTAGCCGATGAACAGGAAGCTGTGGCTGAGCAGGTCCGCCCGCAGTCGCTGGTCCGCGGCATCCTCCAGCGCCATCCGGTCGAAGAAGCCGCTCTCCGTCAGGATGATGGTGTTGCGGACCTCCAGCGTGCCGTGGAACTTGATGACATCGCAGGCACCGGCCTCCTGCTTGTCCTGGTAGTCCACGAAGGAGGCCAGCACGGAGACCTTCCTTCCCGCATCCCTGAGCGCCTGCTCGATGTGGCAGTCGAAGTTGGTCGTGTAGATGGTGTGGAACTGGTCCAGGAGGGCCAGGGCCTTGTGCGTGGGAGAGGCCTTGCGGAGTTGACAGGCCTCTTCCGAGTTGAACTTCCGCGCCATGCCATAGACGAGGCGCTCGAAGTTGTTCGGGTGCGCCACGGCGAAGAACTCCGCGAGTTGCTCGGCGCTGCCGTGCTCCTTGAACAACTCCGGCTCGAAGCCCAGCGGCTCCGCCATGGACGCGATGAGCTCGCTCCAGTCCGGCAGGCGCAGCGGCTTGGAGAAGCCCGCGCCCAGAAAGGGAATGAGCCGCCCTTCCCGGTATTCCTGCTGGAGCAACGGCGCAGCCTGGGGCAGTTCGAGAACGGCCATGGTCACCTCCGTGGCCGGTGGCCGGGGAGCACGTTCCTGCAATCGCACCTTGTCCACGTGGCCCCATCGCAACAAGCCCGGGGCCTGCCTGGTCCTGCCGCCCTTCAGGGTCAGATGGCCCGGCCCCAGAGGTCCCGCAGGTCATGCGGGAGCTGGGACATCACGTCCTCGGCCTCGCCCTCGGAAATCTGGTGCCGGAGCGCG contains these protein-coding regions:
- a CDS encoding non-canonical purine NTP pyrophosphatase, yielding MKTAYYLTSNADRLREAEHFFQGSSKLGFVKARRSAFVELLETDLKTLVLNKAAEAYARVRFPLIIEHGAFCIEDLGWLPGPLIRPFWETLGTRLCDLVHPERKRVITRTAVCFCDGKQRKVILKEVEGTLADAPRGKGGFDWDPIFIPQGRTKTFAEIAENSLDDKLSLSASGLAYAELKKELGL
- a CDS encoding RNA polymerase sigma factor — translated: MYEQLTDDELFAEVVRRRAAGEPVGAHLGSLVDRWGRPARYVISKIQASYGRGSPADADELFQDAVGKFIDRGLDQFRGVSEQMPGRSASPKTFFLRIVKHVAIDFYRRHREELAAPPSDPDDAMEEPPSEVARAVEAGKRSEQRAEAQELYWAAFARLQQEHPKEASAWELYHHEDVEDHEECARRLNITVVNSYKRVSRAQAYLKLYLLDLQRETQGEEA
- a CDS encoding SIR2 family protein encodes the protein MAVLELPQAAPLLQQEYREGRLIPFLGAGFSKPLRLPDWSELIASMAEPLGFEPELFKEHGSAEQLAEFFAVAHPNNFERLVYGMARKFNSEEACQLRKASPTHKALALLDQFHTIYTTNFDCHIEQALRDAGRKVSVLASFVDYQDKQEAGACDVIKFHGTLEVRNTIILTESGFFDRMALEDAADQRLRADLLSHSFLFIGYSFSDMNIRYIWYRMHQLRQRSQAGGRAPLAPRKCFFATHGSGPVQPMLLEQWNVDVIQLDPEDKTASVAELLRSIGG
- a CDS encoding zf-HC2 domain-containing protein, whose translation is MLKPHLTRDSAEQYILGALSPEASAALETHTLECEPCARLLREEAVLSEQLEEVAQAFPREDRVIRPARWHVRRAAAGAVGAALAAAASLALVLLPGGRVHPPSDGVGSALTSPGLELEVGAPRAIVVACPDLATQDSCTQNAADRGLLVQNPWGTGEVPRYEARTGLPEGALSARHPVSL
- a CDS encoding RNA polymerase sigma factor: MSAAVQGLRMTLRMPKEAEEPVEAEASRGGDEETLARRALAGDRAAWDALVARHHRRVVVSLLAKGVRVDRAHELAQETWARLIQQQQRGLLTELRLPNLALTQAAFLAADDARRSRRESISGAVEELPERQHPVDPSVSAERRLLSEEQLSRAHAALAQVSPSARTVFLLACDGQELPHAEVAARVGLSVQRVRQILCEVRKKLRTALEEETHA
- a CDS encoding AraC family transcriptional regulator translates to MDFRKKLAALLLALAATAAGAQPSDGAQKLPVGWYVTESAPKRYEAGVDNSARCEGTRSAYLRSLTQDENGYGTFMQAFGAQDFRGKRLRFSAAVRFKDVDGWAGLWMRVEGPDPKQPLAFDNMQSRALVGTAACKRYDVVLDVPKEATTIMAGLIMSGTGQAWLDGVRFEVVDASVPVTDLLASRPVVASTGPAGLDEPFPVAKNDQVPLGRVGDVWFNHGRVAADKPYTKRTDGVWVSILSEEVYEHGIEVTGTYGQRPLDLKVKAGGPRTLIDGTWGGEAVNIVISPEKLVMRWGRLTRELPRDKSPQVDATCNRYQLNDGPRVTDQLDVCGAALGTRPPSAQLVVALLANGFRPTLPPQTFPIPQPPVRSRQALDTERGGSGTVAP
- a CDS encoding metallophosphoesterase, which gives rise to MSARTIVIGDLHGCHDEALELLARVGATSSDRVIFAGDLVDRGPKRRECVELAMRHEAILGNHEEKHLQQRRRSDDRLVPDHLETRRVLEPEHYDWMAGLPHFIRLPEHNAIVVHAGMLPDRPVEAQDPYHLLHVQCIQPPSAKSYWPSKAPDGWTFWTHHWKGPERVIFGHTVFDQPLVTEHAVGIDTGCVYGRSLTAVVLPTWELVSVPARNTYRGGKEVAKFPVHGDVCVYS
- a CDS encoding vWA domain-containing protein, which encodes MTTTTQNTNLLPEAQRGPAERLLDLVLGGSAHLWHNRPGLDVNGTWYAAAHATPAQKASGRPVKPGLFVPAAVKLYRQLLDIYKLNAELMAHFASYALTQTDWRDLKVATCALMLVQEHAGQPVRDDNGQVAFHDDDWRAIGEAMVLHYERKSTRMLAPKAVLRVAELLEQPEIARLNREAGFGDPASRKAPLGRWKRVASKWLAAREANLPMLQGLVKAGYKETLKKLARKAGYKPGTQGFFEVLGWKQKQSDAGHRTVGLTGLTLVKRERFDGLSEAEICEWVELERLSYKEVVGRLPKDVGLTPAIMAALLPSLSDRDLRLMTPTLEELGLLAEPTVRARWEKAVASATDQRALNIAKNVRSVVLRQKLEEASDNAARTAVAEATAETDVRVMFLIDKSGSMEGAIENSKEALARILAGFPLEKLHIAAFDTMGTVLRPKAANRTAVQHMLAGLKASGGTTHAAALQALHRDGVRVPEGAKLVVIVVGDEAGEAGDQLARAFRDFGYSVAAMALLVSVAGARGNTVRTCAGQLKVPFSEVNVDQFADPYQVPRVLKALLDAPAAQGGATTVQSGWVERVMRTPLLKVA
- a CDS encoding PaaI family thioesterase, with the translated sequence MSDTPSGPPSRPSQADLDRYAELFNKSLTLRHFGAQVSFPEGTKVVISLPELRPEHRGGLGSGAAVNGGILAAMFDLAIGCSGALVDPSRRCATVQLSMSFERPVTGADFRVEAEIDNKSVSLLFATARAFDGNGRECARCQGVVKLSNLPWPSGESPAIN